The following are encoded in a window of Sphaerisporangium siamense genomic DNA:
- a CDS encoding ArsR/SmtB family transcription factor, whose product MRDVEIIEDPATAEVSLDPVRARLLAELSEPASATMLAARLGLPRQKVNYHLKTLERHGLVRLVEERRKGNATERVLRATAASYVISPVALDAVAPDPARSPDQLSARWLLALAARLVRDLGTLITGTARTRRPVATFAVDGEIRFASAADRAAFARELASAVTALAGKYHHEGARRGRDHRVIIAVHPKVDS is encoded by the coding sequence ATGAGAGACGTCGAAATCATCGAGGACCCGGCCACGGCCGAGGTGTCGCTGGACCCTGTGCGGGCGCGCCTGCTGGCCGAGCTCTCCGAGCCGGCGTCCGCGACCATGCTCGCCGCCCGGCTCGGCCTGCCCCGGCAGAAGGTCAACTACCACCTCAAGACCCTGGAGCGGCACGGCCTGGTGCGGTTGGTCGAGGAACGCCGCAAGGGCAACGCGACCGAGCGCGTCCTGCGGGCGACGGCGGCGTCGTACGTGATCTCCCCCGTCGCGCTGGACGCGGTCGCGCCCGATCCGGCCCGCTCGCCCGACCAGCTCTCGGCGCGGTGGCTCCTGGCCCTGGCGGCCCGGCTGGTGCGCGACCTCGGCACGTTGATCACCGGGACCGCCAGGACGCGCAGGCCCGTGGCGACGTTCGCCGTCGACGGCGAGATCCGCTTCGCCTCGGCCGCCGACCGCGCCGCCTTCGCGCGCGAACTGGCCTCCGCCGTGACCGCGCTGGCCGGCAAGTACCACCACGAGGGCGCGCGCCGCGGGCGCGACCACCGCGTCATCATCGCGGTGCACCCCAAGGTGGACTCCTGA
- the lpdA gene encoding dihydrolipoyl dehydrogenase gives MTAHYDVVVVGAGPGGYVAAIRAAQLGLSTAIVEERYWGGVCLNVGCIPSKALLRNAELAHIFTHEAKTFGIRVDGQVTFDYSEAFKRSRKVADGRVKGVHFLMKKNGITEYNGRGTFTDPNTLQVAVAGGGTETVTFDHCVIAAGATTRLLPGTSLSERVVTYEEQILSDDLPESIVIAGAGAIGVEFAYVLRAYGVKVTIVEFLDRLVPLEDEEVSAELAKRYKRLGVEVLTSTRVESIDDSGDKVRVTVSRGGESQVLEADKVLQAIGFQPRVEGYGLEKTGVRLTDRGAIDIDGRCRTSVPHIFAIGDVTAKLMLAHAAEAMGVIAAETIADAETMELDYVMIPRATYCQPQIASFGYTEAQAREKGFDVKVAKFPFTANGKAHGLGDSTGFVKLLSDARHGEIIGGHLIGPEVTELLPELTLAQQWDLTVNEVARNVHAHPTLGEAVKEAVHGLAGHMINF, from the coding sequence ATGACTGCTCATTATGACGTCGTGGTCGTCGGGGCCGGTCCCGGCGGGTACGTCGCCGCGATCCGGGCCGCTCAGCTCGGTCTCAGCACGGCGATCGTCGAGGAACGCTACTGGGGCGGCGTCTGCCTCAACGTGGGATGCATCCCTTCCAAGGCGCTGCTGCGCAACGCCGAACTCGCCCACATCTTCACCCACGAGGCGAAGACGTTCGGCATCCGCGTGGACGGCCAGGTCACCTTCGACTACTCCGAGGCGTTCAAGCGGAGCCGCAAGGTCGCCGACGGCCGGGTCAAGGGCGTCCACTTCCTCATGAAGAAGAACGGCATCACCGAGTACAACGGCCGGGGCACCTTCACCGACCCGAACACGTTGCAGGTGGCCGTGGCGGGCGGCGGCACCGAGACGGTGACCTTCGACCACTGCGTCATCGCGGCGGGCGCCACCACCAGGCTCCTGCCCGGCACCTCGCTCAGCGAGCGGGTCGTGACCTATGAGGAGCAGATCCTCAGCGACGACCTGCCCGAGAGCATCGTGATCGCCGGCGCGGGCGCGATCGGCGTGGAGTTCGCCTACGTCCTGCGCGCCTACGGCGTGAAGGTCACGATCGTGGAGTTCCTGGACCGGCTGGTACCGCTGGAGGACGAAGAGGTCTCCGCCGAGCTGGCCAAGCGCTACAAGCGCCTCGGCGTCGAGGTGTTGACCTCCACCCGGGTCGAGTCCATCGACGACTCCGGCGACAAGGTGCGCGTGACGGTCTCGCGCGGCGGCGAGTCGCAGGTCCTGGAGGCCGACAAGGTGCTGCAGGCCATCGGCTTCCAGCCGCGCGTCGAGGGCTACGGCCTGGAGAAGACCGGCGTGCGGCTGACCGACCGCGGCGCCATCGACATCGACGGCCGCTGCCGCACCAGCGTGCCGCACATCTTCGCCATCGGCGACGTCACGGCCAAACTCATGCTCGCGCACGCGGCCGAGGCCATGGGCGTCATCGCCGCCGAGACCATCGCGGACGCCGAGACGATGGAGCTGGACTACGTCATGATCCCGCGGGCGACGTACTGCCAGCCGCAGATCGCGAGCTTCGGGTACACCGAGGCCCAGGCGCGCGAGAAGGGCTTCGACGTCAAGGTCGCGAAGTTCCCCTTCACGGCGAACGGCAAGGCGCACGGGCTCGGGGACTCCACCGGCTTCGTCAAGCTCCTCAGCGACGCCCGCCACGGCGAGATCATCGGGGGTCACCTCATCGGGCCCGAGGTCACCGAGCTCCTGCCGGAGCTCACGCTGGCCCAGCAGTGGGACCTGACGGTGAACGAGGTGGCGCGGAACGTCCACGCGCACCCGACCCTGGGCGAAGCGGTCAAGGAGGCCGTCCACGGGCTCGCCGGTCACATGATCAACTTCTGA
- a CDS encoding RICIN domain-containing protein has translation MRRNITRTARLLKAPAVVLGCAAIVAGSTAGAVADAKPEPIRNRANSKCLDADLNTIARNGTKVHLWHCNGWNNQKWNYDVKAHTIRSQYNGRCLDADLNGIADNGTKVQLWDCNGWSNQKWIYDAVSHTIYSLYNGRCLDADLGGIGSNGTKVQLWDCNGWANQKWTL, from the coding sequence ATGCGAAGGAACATCACCCGGACCGCCCGCCTGCTGAAGGCGCCGGCCGTGGTGCTCGGATGCGCGGCCATCGTGGCCGGGTCCACGGCCGGGGCCGTCGCCGACGCCAAGCCCGAGCCGATTCGCAATCGCGCCAACTCCAAGTGCCTGGACGCCGACCTGAACACGATCGCGCGCAACGGCACCAAGGTCCATCTCTGGCACTGCAACGGCTGGAACAACCAGAAATGGAACTACGACGTCAAGGCGCACACCATCCGCAGCCAGTACAACGGCCGGTGCCTGGACGCCGACCTGAACGGCATCGCCGACAACGGCACGAAGGTACAGCTCTGGGACTGCAACGGCTGGAGCAACCAGAAGTGGATCTACGACGCCGTCAGCCACACGATCTACAGCCTCTACAACGGCCGGTGCCTGGACGCCGACCTCGGCGGCATCGGCAGTAACGGCACGAAGGTCCAGTTGTGGGACTGCAACGGATGGGCCAACCAGAAATGGACGCTGTGA
- a CDS encoding DUF6203 family protein: MKRILQLLVTRWLARTPVGLVILGVGWWLTRRRRAGKAEHRQDVPREPGRGSRDPYAWTGPSRRGRE, translated from the coding sequence GTGAAAAGAATCCTGCAACTCCTGGTCACCCGCTGGCTCGCGCGTACGCCGGTCGGCCTGGTCATCCTCGGTGTCGGCTGGTGGCTCACCCGCAGGCGGCGCGCCGGCAAGGCCGAACACCGGCAGGATGTTCCGCGCGAGCCCGGCCGCGGGTCCCGCGATCCTTACGCCTGGACGGGCCCCTCGCGGCGCGGGCGCGAGTAG
- a CDS encoding PadR family transcriptional regulator, translating into MARRRADRDLVSLTVLALLSVRPSHPYELHRFIVETHKDYVTGLPRSLYHAVDRLVAEELISPVETTREGRRPERTVYEITAEGRAELSSRLKRLLEDPESDGRPFVAAISLVGCLSPEEAGRALRTRAAVLEGMVVSQDAHISGLTATGLPPILLLEVECARALRAAELDWVRGVLARLESGELTWTGALKSGLLDDLLGEQRPPA; encoded by the coding sequence ATGGCACGCCGCAGGGCAGACCGCGACCTGGTGTCGCTCACGGTGCTCGCGCTGCTCTCGGTCCGCCCGAGCCACCCCTACGAGCTGCACCGTTTCATCGTCGAGACCCACAAGGACTACGTCACCGGCCTCCCCCGCAGCCTCTACCACGCCGTCGACCGGCTGGTCGCGGAGGAGCTGATCAGTCCGGTCGAGACGACGCGCGAGGGCCGCCGCCCCGAGCGCACGGTGTACGAGATCACGGCCGAGGGCAGAGCGGAGCTGAGCAGCCGTCTCAAGCGCCTGCTGGAGGACCCGGAGTCCGACGGCCGGCCGTTCGTCGCGGCGATCTCGCTGGTGGGGTGCCTGTCCCCCGAGGAGGCCGGCCGCGCCCTGCGGACCCGCGCCGCCGTCCTGGAGGGCATGGTCGTCTCCCAGGACGCCCACATCTCCGGCCTCACCGCCACCGGCCTGCCGCCCATCCTCCTGCTGGAGGTCGAATGCGCCAGGGCGCTGCGCGCGGCCGAGCTCGACTGGGTGCGCGGGGTGCTCGCGCGGCTGGAGTCGGGGGAGCTGACCTGGACCGGCGCGCTCAAGTCCGGCCTGCTGGACGACCTGCTGGGCGAGCAGCGGCCGCCCGCCTGA
- a CDS encoding SgcJ/EcaC family oxidoreductase, giving the protein MTETVTAEIHDLLRRMTDAWNTGDARAYAEQFTADADYITFFGMRITGREAIEQSHRALFEGPLKGVKLTEGTSAPAAPSIRFLRPDVAVVIASGGSSLDGRPDPGRDSIITLTAVREPDAWRFAAFHNTRKVSPEELRAKGGAR; this is encoded by the coding sequence ATGACCGAGACGGTCACCGCCGAGATCCACGACCTGCTGCGCCGCATGACCGACGCCTGGAACACCGGGGACGCGCGCGCCTACGCGGAGCAGTTCACCGCGGACGCCGACTACATCACCTTCTTCGGCATGCGCATCACCGGCCGCGAGGCCATCGAGCAGTCGCACCGGGCCCTCTTCGAGGGACCGCTCAAGGGCGTCAAGCTGACAGAGGGCACCTCCGCGCCCGCCGCGCCGTCGATCCGATTCCTGCGGCCGGACGTCGCGGTCGTGATCGCCTCGGGCGGCTCCTCGCTGGACGGCCGGCCCGACCCGGGGCGCGACTCGATCATCACGCTCACCGCCGTGCGCGAGCCCGACGCGTGGCGGTTCGCCGCCTTCCACAACACCCGCAAGGTGAGCCCGGAGGAACTGCGGGCGAAGGGCGGGGCGCGGTGA
- a CDS encoding AI-2E family transporter, whose translation MSETGSSDRAEISSVFPPFPAGPATSDGDTAASARTPDPAPRDDAPPRASAREVDDRGENPFGRPGRPLRSNPFLFGLTAALGVLTAWLLVQAIASAGSALVLIIVSLFLAIGLNPAVEWLQRRNLSRRTAIAIVFGAVIAFFVVFGLAIVPPLTEQTTGFVQHLPEYVQQLQNHPMIRSVDERYQLLEKLQQYVTSGDLASQMFGGLLGVASVVISALFSGLTVLVLTLYFLGSLNSIKETGYRLVPRSRRTRVRLLSDEIIKQIGGYVAGNLIISLIAGVVTYIFLAVMKVPYALPLAIFVAVTDLIPMVGAVLGAAVASGVGFLTSVQAGIACVIFFVIYQQIENYMISPRVFKSSVDVPPIATIIGALLGGALLGIVGALLGIPLAAAVLLLVREVVVPRQERL comes from the coding sequence GTGTCCGAGACTGGCAGTTCCGACCGCGCCGAGATCTCCAGCGTCTTTCCCCCCTTCCCGGCCGGCCCCGCGACGAGCGACGGCGACACCGCCGCCTCCGCGCGCACCCCTGACCCCGCGCCGCGCGACGACGCCCCGCCACGCGCCTCCGCACGCGAGGTGGACGACCGCGGCGAGAACCCGTTCGGGCGTCCGGGACGCCCGCTGCGCAGCAACCCCTTCCTGTTCGGCCTGACCGCCGCGCTCGGCGTGCTGACCGCGTGGCTGCTCGTGCAGGCCATCGCCAGCGCCGGTTCGGCGCTCGTCCTCATCATCGTCTCGCTGTTCCTCGCCATCGGCCTGAATCCCGCCGTGGAGTGGCTGCAGCGCAGGAACCTGTCCCGGCGGACGGCGATCGCGATCGTGTTCGGCGCCGTCATCGCCTTCTTCGTGGTCTTCGGCCTGGCCATCGTCCCCCCGCTCACCGAGCAGACGACGGGCTTCGTCCAGCACCTGCCCGAGTACGTCCAGCAGCTCCAGAACCACCCGATGATCCGCTCGGTGGACGAGCGCTACCAGCTCCTGGAGAAGCTCCAGCAGTACGTCACCAGCGGCGACCTGGCGAGCCAGATGTTCGGCGGGCTGCTCGGCGTGGCGAGCGTCGTGATCAGCGCGCTGTTCAGCGGCCTCACGGTGCTGGTGCTGACGCTCTACTTCCTCGGCTCGCTGAACTCGATCAAGGAGACGGGCTACCGGCTCGTCCCGCGCTCCCGCCGCACGCGGGTGCGGCTGCTCAGCGACGAGATCATCAAGCAGATCGGCGGGTACGTCGCCGGCAACCTGATCATCTCGCTGATCGCGGGCGTGGTGACGTACATCTTCCTCGCCGTGATGAAGGTGCCGTACGCGCTGCCGCTGGCGATCTTCGTGGCGGTGACCGACCTCATCCCGATGGTGGGGGCGGTGCTCGGCGCGGCGGTCGCCTCGGGGGTGGGGTTCCTGACCTCGGTGCAGGCCGGCATCGCGTGCGTGATCTTCTTCGTCATCTACCAGCAGATCGAGAACTACATGATCTCGCCGCGGGTGTTCAAGTCCTCGGTGGACGTGCCGCCCATCGCCACGATCATCGGCGCGCTGCTCGGCGGGGCCCTGCTCGGCATCGTCGGCGCCCTGCTCGGGATCCCGCTGGCCGCCGCCGTCCTGCTCCTGGTCAGGGAGGTCGTGGTGCCCCGCCAGGAACGGCTGTGA
- a CDS encoding peptidylprolyl isomerase, producing MAENLIAKLRTTLGDIKLRLFPDHAPKTVRNFVELAEGTREWTHPETGQKSNDRLYDGTIFHRVIQGFMIQGGDPLGQGIGGPGYDFDDEIHPDLQFNRPYLLAMANAGKRFGRGTNGSQFFITVVPTPHLNTKHTIFGEVIEGHEVVDAISKTPTRQERPLTDVVLQEVIIERVQS from the coding sequence GTGGCTGAAAATCTCATCGCCAAGCTCCGGACCACTCTCGGAGACATCAAACTCCGTCTCTTCCCTGACCACGCGCCGAAGACCGTGCGCAACTTCGTCGAGCTCGCCGAAGGCACCCGGGAGTGGACCCACCCCGAGACCGGCCAGAAGAGCAACGACCGTCTCTACGACGGCACGATCTTCCACCGGGTGATCCAGGGGTTCATGATCCAGGGCGGCGACCCGCTCGGCCAGGGCATCGGCGGCCCTGGCTACGACTTCGACGACGAGATCCACCCGGACCTCCAGTTCAACCGGCCGTACCTGCTGGCCATGGCCAACGCGGGCAAGCGGTTCGGGCGCGGCACGAACGGCTCGCAGTTCTTCATCACCGTCGTGCCCACGCCGCACCTCAACACCAAGCACACCATCTTCGGCGAGGTGATCGAGGGCCACGAGGTCGTCGACGCGATCTCCAAGACCCCGACCCGGCAGGAACGCCCGCTCACCGACGTCGTGCTGCAGGAGGTCATCATCGAGCGCGTGCAGTCCTGA
- a CDS encoding rhomboid family intramembrane serine protease, with translation MTTQPDHPNPADRPEGPGRPDPNTSDALPMCYRHPDRETYVRCQRCDRSICPDCMRAASVGHQCPECVREGNRTVRRAEAAFGGRPVTTPVVTWALLAINVLAYLGEVINAPAVLGRFMMSADHVAAGEWWRLFTSAFLHAEPPSYWHILFNMWALFAIGPQLEKILGSLRFAAVYLLSALGGSMAVYLFGSYAVGASGAIYGLFGAMFVISRRMGYDVRGVLWLIGINVVLTFVVPGISWQGHLGGLVAGAVVTGLFAYAPARSRKAFQLATVAGMLLVYLAILMAVPPLAA, from the coding sequence ATGACCACTCAGCCAGACCACCCGAATCCGGCGGACCGGCCCGAGGGGCCCGGGCGGCCCGATCCGAACACCAGCGACGCGCTCCCGATGTGCTACCGCCATCCGGATCGCGAGACCTACGTGCGCTGCCAGCGCTGCGACCGCTCCATCTGCCCGGACTGCATGCGCGCGGCCTCGGTGGGCCACCAGTGCCCCGAGTGCGTGCGCGAGGGCAACAGGACCGTACGCCGCGCCGAGGCGGCCTTCGGCGGCAGGCCCGTCACCACCCCGGTGGTGACCTGGGCCCTCCTGGCGATCAACGTGCTGGCCTACCTCGGCGAGGTCATCAACGCGCCGGCGGTCCTCGGCCGGTTCATGATGTCGGCCGACCATGTCGCGGCCGGGGAGTGGTGGCGGCTGTTCACCAGCGCCTTCCTGCACGCCGAGCCGCCGTCGTACTGGCACATCCTCTTCAACATGTGGGCCCTGTTCGCCATCGGCCCCCAACTGGAGAAGATCCTCGGCTCGCTGCGGTTCGCCGCCGTGTACCTGCTGTCGGCGCTCGGCGGCTCCATGGCCGTCTACCTCTTCGGCAGCTACGCCGTCGGGGCCTCGGGCGCGATCTACGGCCTGTTCGGGGCGATGTTCGTGATCTCGCGCCGCATGGGCTACGACGTGCGCGGCGTGCTGTGGCTCATCGGCATCAACGTCGTGCTGACCTTCGTGGTGCCGGGCATCAGCTGGCAGGGCCACCTCGGCGGGCTCGTGGCGGGAGCGGTGGTGACCGGGTTGTTCGCCTACGCGCCCGCCCGCAGCCGCAAGGCGTTCCAGCTCGCGACCGTCGCCGGAATGCTGCTGGTGTACCTGGCCATCCTCATGGCCGTGCCGCCCCTGGCCGCCTGA
- a CDS encoding cell division protein CrgA, whose amino-acid sequence MPKSHTRKKAVYTPPQKSQQVKVSPRWLAPVMVASWIIGILWIALFYIAPDLPGIATLSNWNLLAGFVFIIFGVVLSTRWR is encoded by the coding sequence GTGCCCAAGTCCCACACTCGCAAGAAGGCGGTCTACACGCCGCCCCAGAAGTCGCAGCAGGTGAAGGTGAGCCCGCGGTGGCTGGCACCGGTCATGGTCGCGTCATGGATCATCGGCATCCTGTGGATCGCGCTCTTCTACATCGCGCCGGATCTGCCGGGCATCGCCACTCTGAGCAACTGGAACCTTCTCGCCGGGTTCGTGTTCATCATCTTCGGCGTGGTGCTGTCCACCCGCTGGCGGTGA
- a CDS encoding class E sortase, with translation MRMLLRTCGELSVTGGLVMLLFCAYLLWGTSSYTEWYQSVLKRRLLETSKAVQHGGKLSKIDLGDAVALIRIPRLGRDYEYAVLEGVTPEDLRRGPGHYPGTAAPGAVGNFVLSGHRTTYAAPFNRIDELRRGDEIVVEAPKARYTYRVSGKSVVDPSQVEVIAPVPGQPGRRPSEAMITLTTCHPEYSARQRLIVFGVLSGTRERR, from the coding sequence ATGAGAATGCTGCTGCGCACCTGCGGCGAGCTCAGCGTCACCGGTGGCCTGGTCATGCTGCTGTTCTGCGCCTACCTGCTCTGGGGCACCAGCTCCTACACCGAGTGGTACCAGAGCGTGCTGAAACGCCGGCTCCTGGAGACCTCCAAGGCGGTCCAGCACGGCGGCAAGCTCTCCAAGATCGACCTCGGCGACGCCGTCGCGCTCATCCGCATCCCCCGCCTCGGCCGCGACTACGAGTACGCCGTCCTCGAAGGCGTCACCCCCGAGGACCTGCGCCGGGGGCCGGGCCACTACCCGGGGACGGCGGCGCCGGGCGCGGTCGGCAACTTCGTCCTGTCCGGGCACCGCACCACCTACGCCGCCCCCTTCAACAGGATCGACGAGCTGCGCCGCGGCGACGAGATCGTGGTCGAGGCCCCCAAGGCGCGCTACACCTACCGCGTCTCCGGCAAGTCCGTCGTGGACCCCTCCCAGGTCGAGGTCATCGCCCCCGTACCCGGCCAGCCCGGCCGCAGGCCCAGCGAGGCCATGATCACCCTCACCACGTGCCACCCCGAGTACTCGGCCCGGCAGCGTCTGATCGTCTTCGGCGTCCTCTCGGGGACGCGGGAGCGGCGGTAG
- a CDS encoding anthranilate synthase component II: MTRVLVVDNHDSFVHTIVQYLRRLGADCDVRPRDHVRVRDADSFDGVVISPGPGTPEAAGVSVPLVDYCVLRDVPLLGVCLGHQAIAVAEGGVVARAPELMHGRTSAISHDGKGVFAGLPSPVTMTRYHSLAVVPETMPEVLEVSAVSETGVVMGLRHRLARVEGVQFHPESVLSEHGHELFRNWLTQIV; the protein is encoded by the coding sequence ATGACCCGCGTGCTCGTCGTGGACAACCATGACAGCTTCGTCCACACGATCGTGCAGTACCTCCGCCGGCTGGGCGCCGACTGCGACGTCCGGCCACGCGACCATGTCCGGGTACGCGACGCCGACAGCTTCGACGGCGTGGTGATCAGCCCCGGCCCCGGCACGCCGGAGGCCGCGGGCGTCAGCGTCCCCCTGGTGGACTACTGCGTCCTGCGCGACGTCCCCCTGCTCGGCGTCTGCCTCGGCCACCAGGCCATCGCGGTCGCCGAAGGCGGCGTCGTCGCCCGCGCGCCCGAGCTGATGCACGGGCGCACCAGCGCGATCTCCCACGACGGCAAGGGCGTGTTCGCCGGCCTCCCCTCCCCGGTGACCATGACGCGCTACCACTCGCTGGCCGTGGTCCCGGAGACGATGCCCGAGGTCCTGGAGGTCAGCGCGGTCAGCGAGACCGGCGTCGTCATGGGGCTGCGGCACCGGCTGGCGCGGGTCGAGGGCGTGCAGTTCCACCCCGAGTCCGTGCTCTCGGAGCACGGCCACGAACTTTTCCGAAATTGGCTCACACAGATCGTGTAA
- the pknB gene encoding Stk1 family PASTA domain-containing Ser/Thr kinase, which yields MTQPRLLGGRYELDGVVGRGGMAEVYRARDIRLDRVVAIKTLRSDLARDHIFQARFRREAQSAASLNHPSIVAVYDTGEDTTDGTPVPYIVMEFVDGRTLRDLLRQDRRLLPERAIELVDGILRALDYSHRGGIVHRDIKPANVMITLAGDVKVMDFGIARAMADSAATMTQTAQVIGTAQYLSPEQARGERVDARSDIYSTGCVLYELLTGQPPFTGDSPVAIAYQHVREDPIPPSQIDPEIPQWADAIVLKAMAKDPAHRYQSAGEMRADIQRAMSGMPVDAAHTMAMTNNQYTGQQTRTLATPGGGPATQRTTAVPPYEYAPTQAGGRYERRRGSKTSGLAIAAWILIPLLVIGAFIGIGYAFLSSPGSNEAGGEVQIPAVAGQTLKGAKSALEAQGLKVKVVEEFNSDVEKGTVIATDPESGTKVPKDSEVTLQVSKGVKQVTVPRLVGLSIEDAMSTLDTNGLKGQVVNAVSSKEQGKVFQSKPSEGEKVDENSIVKIYVPKQQVTVPDVTNQTLADAKAALQAENLKVRTVRQPSADVPEGNVISQSPPAGSKLNPGTTITLVVSSGPPEETTPTEQPTEDPFPTDEPTEETPTEDPPITEPPSDEFSN from the coding sequence ATGACTCAGCCTCGGCTACTCGGTGGCCGCTATGAGCTCGACGGAGTCGTCGGCCGCGGCGGCATGGCCGAGGTCTATCGCGCGCGGGACATCCGGCTGGACCGCGTCGTCGCGATCAAGACGCTCCGTTCCGACCTGGCGAGAGACCACATATTCCAGGCCCGTTTCCGGCGTGAGGCGCAGTCCGCGGCGTCCTTGAACCACCCGTCGATCGTCGCGGTGTACGACACCGGCGAGGACACGACCGACGGCACTCCCGTGCCCTACATCGTCATGGAGTTCGTCGACGGACGCACGCTGCGCGACCTGCTCCGGCAGGACCGCCGCCTGCTGCCCGAGCGCGCGATCGAACTCGTGGACGGCATCCTGCGGGCGCTGGACTACAGCCACCGCGGCGGCATCGTGCACCGTGACATCAAGCCGGCCAACGTGATGATCACGCTGGCGGGCGACGTCAAGGTGATGGACTTCGGCATCGCCCGCGCGATGGCCGACTCCGCCGCCACGATGACCCAGACCGCCCAGGTCATCGGCACCGCGCAGTACCTCTCGCCCGAGCAGGCCAGGGGCGAGCGCGTGGACGCCCGCAGCGACATCTACTCCACGGGCTGCGTGCTGTACGAGCTGCTCACCGGCCAACCGCCCTTCACCGGCGACTCCCCGGTGGCCATCGCCTACCAGCACGTGCGGGAGGACCCGATCCCGCCGTCGCAGATCGACCCGGAGATCCCGCAGTGGGCCGACGCCATCGTGCTCAAGGCGATGGCGAAGGACCCCGCGCACCGCTACCAGAGCGCCGGCGAGATGCGCGCCGACATCCAGCGGGCCATGTCGGGCATGCCGGTCGACGCCGCGCACACGATGGCGATGACCAACAACCAGTACACCGGCCAGCAGACCCGCACGCTGGCCACGCCGGGCGGCGGCCCCGCCACCCAGCGCACGACCGCCGTCCCGCCGTACGAGTACGCCCCGACGCAGGCGGGCGGCCGGTACGAGCGCCGCCGCGGCTCCAAGACCAGCGGGCTGGCGATCGCCGCGTGGATCCTCATCCCGCTGCTGGTCATCGGCGCGTTCATCGGCATCGGCTACGCCTTCCTCAGCTCCCCCGGCTCGAACGAGGCGGGCGGCGAGGTCCAGATCCCGGCGGTGGCCGGGCAGACCCTCAAGGGCGCGAAGAGCGCGCTGGAGGCCCAGGGCCTGAAGGTCAAGGTCGTCGAGGAGTTCAACTCCGACGTCGAGAAGGGGACGGTCATCGCGACCGACCCGGAAAGCGGCACCAAGGTCCCGAAGGACTCCGAGGTGACGCTGCAGGTCTCCAAGGGCGTCAAGCAGGTCACCGTGCCGCGCCTGGTGGGCCTGAGCATCGAGGACGCCATGAGCACGCTGGACACCAACGGCCTCAAGGGCCAGGTCGTGAACGCCGTGTCCAGCAAGGAACAGGGCAAGGTGTTCCAGTCCAAGCCGTCCGAGGGCGAGAAGGTCGACGAGAACAGCATCGTCAAGATCTACGTGCCCAAGCAGCAGGTCACCGTGCCGGACGTCACCAACCAGACCCTCGCGGACGCCAAGGCGGCCCTGCAGGCCGAGAACCTCAAGGTCAGGACGGTGCGTCAGCCGAGCGCCGACGTGCCGGAGGGCAACGTCATCAGCCAGAGCCCGCCGGCGGGCTCGAAGCTGAACCCGGGCACCACGATCACGCTGGTCGTGTCGTCCGGTCCTCCGGAGGAGACCACGCCGACCGAGCAGCCCACCGAGGACCCGTTCCCGACCGACGAGCCCACCGAGGAGACCCCGACCGAGGACCCGCCGATCACCGAGCCCCCGTCGGACGAGTTCAGCAACTGA